A part of Perca fluviatilis chromosome 15, GENO_Pfluv_1.0, whole genome shotgun sequence genomic DNA contains:
- the LOC120575311 gene encoding GTPase IMAP family member 7-like, which yields MNMDQRKQRRELSEEIRIIDKHGKGKGYKTISKQLAVPVTTFANIKKFKVHGTVANLPGHGHKRKIDPRLNRRIVRMVEKEPRITAKEMQAELQGEEQDIHRDKTLKMSCFSKKEGDSLLPAEENPELRIVLLGMVGVGKSFSGNTILGNDLFHSKRSLSAVTEKCQKEMRKINNQNVVVVDTPGLLNIDQTEEEIMREIKKSINLAEPGPHVFLIVLSVKERYTKKEEEMVKSIHDTFGKNTMDYTMVLFTNGEEGTKIEDFFSGNKNLHELIKKCKYGYHLLDSRPEQVPELLKKITDKVQAAEGRYYTAEMLQEAETALKTVH from the exons ATGAACATGGACCAGAGAAAGCAAAGGAGAGAGTTGTCTGAAGAGATCAGAATAATAGACAAGCATGGTAAAGGTAAAGGCTACAAGACCATCTCCAAGCAGCTTGCTGTTCCTGTGACAACATTTGCAAATATTAAGAAGTTTAAGGTCCATGGAACTGTAGCCAACCTCCCTGGGCATGGCCACAAGAGGAAAATCGACCCCAGATTGAACAGAAGGATAGTGCGAATGGTAGAAAAAGAACCAAGGATAACTGCCAAAGAGATGCAAGCTGAACTCCAAGGTGAAG AACAAGACATCCACAGAGACAAGACTTTAAAGATGAGCTGCTTTTCCAAGAAAGAAGGTGACAGTCTGCTGCCtg CAGAAGAAAATCCAGAGCTGAGGATCGTCCTGCTCGGGATGGTCGGAGTTGGGAAGAGTTTTTCAGGAAACACCATCCTGGGCAATGACCTATTCCACTCAAAGCGCAGTCTATCTGCTGTCACAGAGAAGTGCCAGAAGGAAATGAGGAAAATTAACAACCaaaatgtggttgttgttgataCTCCTGGTCTGTTAAACATTGACCAAACAGAAGAGGAGATTATGAGAGAGATCAAGAAATCCATCAATCTTGCTGAACCTGGTCCTCACGTGTTCCTGATTGTGCTGAGTGTGAAAGAAAGAtacacaaagaaagaagaagagatggTGAAAAGCATTCACGATACTTTTGGCAAAAACACAATGGATTACACTATGGTGTTATTCACCAATGGAGAAGAAGGTACCAAGATAGAGGACTTTTTTTCTGGCAATAAAAATCTCCACGAGCTAATCAAGAAGTGCAAGTATGGATACCATCTTCTTGACAGTCGTCCCGAACAGGTCCCGGAGCTACTGAAGAAGATCACCGATAAGGTTCAGGCTGCAGAAGGAAGATACTACACCGCTGAGATGCTCCAAGAGGCTGAAACTGCCTTAAAG ACGGTCCACTGA
- the LOC120574919 gene encoding GTPase IMAP family member 4-like translates to MSGTLSKPNEPKLSIMLVGLTGVGKTSVMNTLLGRENPKHVLSASSQTTECKMETVQRGDQELVIIDTPGVLNTEKKEEELKKDIAEIIAGAALDGGPHVFLLVMQAKVFSEKDKEAVEIIQKIFGDGFEDYTLVLFTHRGKLVPTHKDLEKFEFLKKFIHGDDSFHSFENNECENVKGEEKEKQVSDLVEKINKMVENNKKRNAPRYTSEMLKEAQETLKKMEKEMEKSEPNGTKKMVQMIVDGLVGEPLGGFVNNIVESAIEKVAKCA, encoded by the coding sequence AGCCGAATGAGCCAAAACTGTCGATTATGCTCGTTGGATTGACTGGAGTTGGGAAGACTTCAGTCATGAACACCCTTCTGGGAAGAGAGAACCCAAAACATGTACTTAGTGCTTCCTCACAGACAACAGAGTGCAAGATGGAGACAGTACAGCGTGGTGACCAAGAACTGGTTATTATCGATACTCCGGGTGTGCTgaacacagagaaaaaagaagaagagctgAAGAAAGACATCGCAGAAATCATCGCAGGTGCTGCTCTTGATGGGGGTCCTCATGTGTTCCTGTTGGTGATGCAGGCGAAGGTTTTTTCAGAGAAAGATAAAGAAGCAGTGGAAATCATTCAGAAGATCTTTGGTGATGGGTTCGAAGATTACACGTTGGTCTTGTTCACCCACAGAGGTAAACTTGTACCTACGCACAAAGATTTGGAGAAATTTGAATTCCTTAAGAAGTTCATTCATGGAGATGAttcttttcattcttttgaaaataatgaatgtgagAATGTAAAgggtgaagaaaaagaaaagcaagtgTCTGATCTAGTGGAGAAGATCAACAAAATGGTTGAAAACAACAAGAAGCGAAACGCACCGCGTTACACCAGTGAGATGTTGAAAGAGGCGCAGGAAACCCTAAAGAAAATGGAGAAGGAAATGGAGAAGTCAGAACCTAATGGCACAAAGAAAATGGTTCAGATGATTGTTGATGGGTTGGTGGGTGAGCCATTGGGAGGTTTTGTGAACAACATTGTTGAATCTGCCATAGAAAAAGTTGCTAAATGTGCCTAA